Proteins encoded together in one Lathyrus oleraceus cultivar Zhongwan6 chromosome 5, CAAS_Psat_ZW6_1.0, whole genome shotgun sequence window:
- the LOC127084452 gene encoding uncharacterized protein LOC127084452 has protein sequence MLRSLTRTAATHNHSWRNNLTTTVSSLNYSSKSPTKPTPTSKTPTTAATADIFFDEQERLRNLTADEKNPSLNVGPNGRPLFTSAASLSKLTNNDTCTYFPLAKETLDAALPEGLPIGMTKEFQDSMRTALLVRQSFLDLRDNFRRVVDPPMWSPHGKGVKVRKQVVLDGPVSCGKSIALAMLVQWAREEGWLVFYVPRGKEWTHGGFFYKHPQTGLWDTPVQAEYVLKDFLKYNESYLKQLPCQIFDPIPLGEGAGVGWLKDVDSMAVPEGTMLYELVKTGIEQTHAAVGVVVRLRKELSLVKDMPVLIAIDQYNNWFTFSEYEEPVTIRSCRPIHAREITMVNAFRSMMHDNMMVGAFSHSTAVGKLRKDLPDVPVDARAMFPRYSLEEADTVCHYYLRQRLIRREAFTEENWKKIYFLCNGNGTEMRGLVPFMR, from the exons ATGTTGCGGTCCCTTACGAGAACCGCAGCAACACACAATCATTCATGGCGGAACAACCTCACCACAACAGTCTCATCTCTAAATTATTCTTCCAAGTCTCCAACAAAGCCCACTCCTACTTCCAAAACCCCTACCACCGCCGCAACCGCCGACATCTTCTTCGACGAACAGGAACGCCTCCGCAATCTCACCGCCGATGAAAAGAACCCTTCTCTCAATGTGGGCCCCAACGGAAGACCCCTCTTCACTTCCGCCGCTTCCTTGTCTAAGCTCACCAACAACGACACCTGCACATACTTCCCGCTCGC GAAGGAGACATTGGATGCTGCTTTGCCTGAAGGATTGCCGATTGGTATGACGAAGGAGTTTCAGGACTCTATGCGAACTGCGTTGCTTGTTCGCCAGAGCTTTCTGGATCTTCGTGATAACTTCAGGCGTGTGGTTGATCCACCAATGTGGTCACCTCATGGTAAAG GGGTTAAAGTTAGGAAGCAAGTTGTTTTAGATGGTCCTGTTAGTTGTGGGAAGAGCATTGCGCTTGCAATGCTTGTTCAGTGGGCTAGAGAAGAAGGTTGGTTGGTTTTCTATGTTCCCAGAGGAAAGGAATGGACACATGGAGGATTTTTCTATAAGCATCCACAAACAGGTCTATGGGACACACCTGTCCAGGCCGAGTATGTCCTCAAA GATTTCTTGAAGTACAATGAATCCTACCTAAAGCAACTGCCATGCCAAATATTTGATCCAATCCCATTAGGCGAGGGTGCTGGTGTGGGATGGTTAAAAGATGTTGATTCCATGGCAGTTCCTGAAGGTACAATGTTGTATGAGCTGGTGAAGACTGGCATTGAGCAAACACATGCAGCTGTTGGGGTGGTAGTTCGTTTGAGGAAAGAGTTATCACTTGTTAAAGACATGCCTGTTCTTATTGCAATTGATCAA TATAATAACTGGTTTACATTCAGTGAGTATGAGGAACCTGTCACAATTCGATCTTGTCGGCcaatacatgctagagaaattACGATG GTGAATGCTTTTAGGTCAATGATGCATGATAATATGATGGTAGGGGCTTTTTCTCATTCGACAGCTGTAGGAAAGCTTCGTAAAGACTTACCAGATGTACCAGTCGATGCCCGTGCTATGTTTCCTCGATACAGTTTAGAGGAAGCAGACACTGTTTGTCATTATTATTTAAG GCAAAGGCTTATTCGGCGCGAAGCATTCACAGaagaaaattggaaaaaaatTTACTTCCTATGCAATGGAAATGGAACAGAGATGAGGGGCTTAGTTCCTTTCATGCGATGA